The following are encoded in a window of Prevotella melaninogenica genomic DNA:
- a CDS encoding SUMF1/EgtB/PvdO family nonheme iron enzyme: protein MKMKKSIVAICLGALVLGTLTGCFAGKSTASSGRGGEVTGVGGGRAFREPAPYGMTLVKRGWLRMGLEKQDSLWGKKTPVKDISVDGFWMDETEVTNSEYKQFVEWVRDSIIRTRLADPAYGGDESYMITEDKNGDPVTPHLDWNKRLPRKPNEDEQRAFESLYVTNPVTGEKSIDGRQLNYRYEIYDYTSAALRRNRLNPQERNLNTDITVDPNEVVMISKDTAYIDENGVIHSETINRPLTGPWDFLNTYIVNIYPDTTCWVNDFRNSDNEIYLRNYFSNPTYNNYPVVGVTWEQANAFCAWRTEYLLKGLGKEARYVQRYRLPTEAEWEFAARGKNQDEFPWDNQNVKNGNGCFYANFKPDRGNYTKDGNLITSKVGIYGANSNGLYDMAGNVAEWTSTIYTEAGVDAMNDLNPQLDYKAAKEDPYRLKKKSVRGGSWKDPESYIRSAWRTWEYQNQPRSYIGFRCVRSLASSSSEAAKENKKSSKKKRR from the coding sequence ATGAAAATGAAGAAAAGTATAGTTGCCATTTGTCTTGGTGCACTCGTCTTGGGAACATTGACAGGCTGTTTTGCTGGTAAGTCAACCGCTTCGTCAGGTCGTGGCGGTGAGGTCACTGGCGTTGGTGGAGGTCGTGCCTTTCGCGAACCAGCACCTTACGGCATGACACTTGTCAAGCGTGGCTGGTTAAGAATGGGTTTGGAAAAGCAGGACTCCCTATGGGGTAAGAAGACACCTGTAAAGGACATCTCTGTTGATGGATTCTGGATGGATGAAACAGAGGTAACCAATTCCGAGTATAAGCAGTTTGTAGAGTGGGTTCGTGATTCTATTATCCGTACCCGTTTGGCAGACCCTGCATATGGTGGTGATGAAAGCTATATGATTACAGAAGATAAGAATGGCGATCCTGTCACACCACATTTGGATTGGAACAAGCGACTTCCTCGTAAGCCTAATGAGGATGAGCAGCGTGCTTTCGAGAGCCTTTATGTAACTAATCCAGTAACAGGTGAGAAGAGTATTGATGGCAGACAGTTGAACTATCGTTATGAGATTTACGATTACACATCAGCCGCTCTTCGTCGTAACCGTTTGAATCCACAGGAGCGTAATTTGAATACTGATATTACAGTCGACCCTAATGAGGTGGTGATGATATCAAAGGATACAGCTTATATCGATGAAAACGGCGTTATTCATAGCGAGACCATCAATCGTCCGTTGACAGGTCCTTGGGACTTCCTCAATACCTATATCGTTAATATCTATCCAGATACAACTTGTTGGGTGAATGACTTCCGCAACTCAGACAACGAGATTTATCTCCGTAATTACTTTAGTAATCCAACTTATAACAACTATCCTGTAGTAGGTGTAACATGGGAGCAGGCTAATGCTTTCTGTGCTTGGCGTACGGAGTATCTGCTTAAAGGCTTGGGAAAAGAGGCGCGCTATGTACAGCGTTATCGTCTTCCTACAGAGGCTGAGTGGGAGTTTGCGGCTCGTGGAAAGAATCAAGATGAGTTCCCTTGGGACAATCAAAACGTCAAGAATGGTAACGGTTGTTTCTATGCTAACTTTAAGCCAGACCGCGGAAACTACACCAAAGACGGTAATTTGATAACAAGTAAGGTTGGTATCTATGGCGCAAACTCTAATGGTCTCTATGATATGGCAGGTAATGTTGCCGAGTGGACAAGTACCATTTATACAGAGGCGGGTGTTGATGCGATGAATGACCTCAATCCACAGTTGGACTATAAAGCAGCCAAAGAAGACCCATATCGCTTGAAGAAGAAGAGTGTTCGTGGTGGTAGCTGGAAGGATCCAGAGAGCTATATCCGCAGTGCTTGGCGTACTTGGGAGTATCAGAACCAACCACGTAGCTACATCGGTTTCCGTTGTGTTCGTAGTCTTGCAAGTTCTTCAAGTGAGGCAGCAAAAGAGAATAAGAAAAGCAGTAAGAAAAAGAGAAGATAA
- a CDS encoding PorP/SprF family type IX secretion system membrane protein has translation MFKRLILIFSLACLIGNSVKAQYDPSYSHYWAMESSFNPATVGKDNKLNVVGAYALDFAGYEHNPNTFYVGADMPIYFMKQYHGVGVSILNDKLGAFVHQRVAGQYAFRKDLWGGMLSAGVQVGMLFEKLDGSKLDPEESSDPALAQGEVNGHGLDLGVGVYYTHKNWYVGASVQHLNALLVDLGETNELQINRTYYLTGGYNIKLRNPFLTITTSVLARYDGVNYRADITARLVYTHEKKVLYGGVSYSPTNSVTAMIGGTFHGINLGYSYEMYTGTAAFKNGSHGLFVSYQTDINLQKKGRNKHKSVRFL, from the coding sequence GTGTTTAAACGTTTAATACTCATATTTTCACTTGCTTGTCTGATAGGAAATTCTGTCAAGGCACAGTATGATCCGTCTTATAGTCACTACTGGGCGATGGAGTCGTCGTTTAATCCAGCCACAGTAGGAAAGGACAATAAGCTGAATGTTGTGGGTGCTTACGCCCTCGACTTTGCAGGCTACGAACACAACCCGAATACTTTCTACGTAGGAGCAGACATGCCTATCTATTTCATGAAGCAATATCATGGTGTGGGCGTTTCTATTTTGAATGATAAGTTAGGAGCCTTTGTTCATCAGCGTGTTGCAGGACAATACGCCTTTCGTAAGGACCTTTGGGGCGGAATGCTATCAGCAGGTGTTCAGGTGGGTATGCTTTTTGAAAAATTAGATGGCTCTAAGTTAGACCCAGAAGAGTCAAGCGACCCAGCTTTAGCACAAGGAGAAGTCAACGGTCACGGACTCGATTTGGGAGTTGGAGTTTATTATACGCATAAGAACTGGTATGTTGGCGCATCTGTTCAGCACCTTAATGCGCTCTTAGTAGATTTGGGAGAGACCAATGAATTACAGATAAATCGAACATATTATTTAACGGGTGGATACAATATTAAATTACGAAATCCGTTTCTTACTATAACGACTTCTGTCTTGGCACGGTATGATGGCGTAAACTATCGGGCTGATATCACCGCTCGATTAGTCTACACGCACGAGAAGAAAGTACTTTATGGAGGAGTCTCTTATAGTCCAACAAACTCAGTGACAGCCATGATTGGTGGAACATTCCACGGAATTAACTTGGGTTATAGCTATGAGATGTACACGGGTACAGCAGCTTTCAAGAATGGTAGTCATGGGCTGTTTGTCAGCTATCAAACCGATATAAACCTGCAGAAGAAAGGTAGGAACAAACATAAAAGCGTAAGATTTCTATAG
- a CDS encoding DUF2795 domain-containing protein: MYWTLELASKLEDAPWPATKDELIDYAMRSGAPLEVLENLQEIEDEGDVYDSIEDIWPDYPSKDDFLWNEDEY; this comes from the coding sequence ATGTATTGGACACTTGAATTGGCCTCTAAGCTGGAAGATGCTCCATGGCCTGCAACAAAAGATGAGCTGATTGACTATGCAATGCGATCAGGTGCACCACTTGAGGTTCTTGAGAATCTTCAAGAAATTGAAGACGAAGGAGATGTCTATGATAGTATCGAGGATATTTGGCCTGACTATCCTTCAAAGGACGATTTCTTGTGGAATGAAGACGAATATTAA
- a CDS encoding cob(I)yrinic acid a,c-diamide adenosyltransferase yields MKIYTKTGDKGMTSLCDGSRLSKDDMRIEAYGTLDELNANIGLLISLLQADTLEEGDTFVSLIDFFVEIQEELFVIGGQLACAEIKEDDRFCTQKLIKEIETNIDKLSSQLPVQHHFVLPGGTLPAAQSHVCRTICRRAERRIVTLSHIAIVSPEIFKFVNRLSDYFFILSRYLNNDSSLSEKTWKNTCR; encoded by the coding sequence ATGAAGATATATACGAAGACAGGTGACAAGGGTATGACCTCCTTATGTGATGGTAGTCGCTTATCGAAAGATGATATGCGTATAGAAGCATATGGAACATTAGACGAATTAAATGCGAATATAGGTTTACTTATCTCGTTATTGCAGGCAGATACCTTAGAAGAAGGAGATACTTTTGTCAGCTTAATTGATTTTTTTGTGGAAATTCAAGAAGAACTCTTTGTAATTGGTGGGCAACTCGCCTGTGCAGAGATAAAGGAAGACGACCGTTTTTGCACACAAAAACTTATTAAGGAGATAGAAACAAATATCGATAAGCTCTCATCCCAACTCCCTGTACAGCATCATTTTGTTCTACCAGGAGGAACTCTACCAGCTGCTCAAAGTCATGTTTGTCGTACAATCTGTCGCCGTGCAGAACGTCGAATTGTAACACTATCCCATATCGCAATAGTTTCACCTGAAATCTTTAAGTTTGTCAACAGATTATCAGATTATTTCTTCATTTTGTCACGTTATTTGAATAATGATAGTAGTTTAAGTGAAAAAACATGGAAAAATACTTGCAGATAA
- a CDS encoding DUF1304 domain-containing protein yields MDITFMILATLVAVEHIYIMCLETIFTKSRTTARTFNMDVEELSRPSVSTLFKNQGVYNLLLAVLILIAVWVTNDLFWARCLLTYVALVAIYGGFTSSPAIILKQGAPALVALIYSFVLL; encoded by the coding sequence ATGGATATTACTTTTATGATTTTAGCTACATTGGTAGCTGTCGAGCACATATATATAATGTGTCTTGAAACGATATTTACTAAATCGAGAACAACTGCGCGTACTTTTAATATGGATGTGGAGGAATTAAGTCGCCCATCTGTATCTACGTTATTTAAAAATCAAGGTGTCTATAACCTTTTATTGGCAGTGCTGATTTTAATAGCTGTTTGGGTAACGAATGATTTGTTTTGGGCGCGTTGTCTTTTGACGTATGTAGCATTGGTGGCTATTTATGGCGGTTTTACAAGTAGTCCAGCTATTATTTTAAAGCAGGGCGCGCCTGCTTTGGTGGCATTAATATATAGTTTTGTTCTATTATAG
- a CDS encoding OmpA family protein has protein sequence MKKSLFIVALALGTLAFSSCASKKDLENCRTENNQLTADYQNAKETIAANNARIKSLEDQLAQARESAAALQGSLDNSLRNANSNNINISKLVDQINESNQYIRHLVEVKSKSDSLNMVLTNNLTRSLSREELKEVDVQVLKGVVYISLADNMLYKSGSYEVNDRAEQTLSKIAKIITDYKDYDVLIEGNTDNVPINTSADKMKNIRNNWDLSCLRAASVAQYLQDRFGVNPKRLTAGGRGEYNPLATNDTELGKQRNRRTQIIITPKLDQFMDLIGEAPEAKATK, from the coding sequence ATGAAAAAGAGTCTTTTTATCGTAGCTTTAGCGTTGGGTACACTTGCATTTAGCAGTTGTGCCAGCAAGAAGGATTTGGAGAATTGTCGTACAGAGAATAATCAGTTGACGGCAGATTATCAGAATGCTAAGGAAACGATTGCTGCTAATAACGCACGTATCAAGAGCTTGGAGGATCAGTTGGCTCAGGCAAGAGAGAGTGCTGCTGCATTGCAGGGTAGTCTTGATAATAGTTTGAGAAATGCCAACTCAAACAATATCAATATCTCTAAACTTGTTGACCAGATTAACGAGAGTAATCAGTATATTCGTCACTTGGTTGAGGTGAAGTCTAAGAGTGACTCATTGAACATGGTGTTGACAAACAATCTTACTCGTTCTTTGAGCCGTGAGGAATTGAAGGAGGTTGACGTACAGGTTCTGAAGGGTGTTGTTTATATCTCTTTGGCTGATAACATGCTTTATAAGAGTGGTTCTTATGAGGTGAATGATCGCGCTGAGCAGACATTGAGCAAGATTGCTAAGATTATCACTGATTACAAGGATTATGATGTGTTGATTGAGGGTAACACTGATAACGTGCCTATCAATACATCTGCAGACAAGATGAAGAATATCCGTAATAACTGGGATCTCTCTTGTCTCCGTGCAGCATCTGTTGCGCAGTATCTGCAGGATCGCTTTGGTGTAAATCCTAAGCGTTTGACAGCTGGTGGTCGTGGTGAGTATAATCCACTTGCTACTAACGATACTGAGTTGGGTAAGCAGCGTAACCGTCGTACACAGATTATCATTACTCCAAAGCTTGATCAGTTCATGGATCTCATTGGTGAGGCTCCAGAGGCTAAGGCTACAAAGTAA